CGGCGAGCCCGACTGGGAAAAAGAACTGGCCGACATTGTCGCCTCCGTCGACGCCGAACACGGCCACGCCGACGAGCCGCTCTTCCAGCGCAAATACCGCCTTCCCGTCTTCCTCGCCATCGCCATCGGCATGTTCAACCAGCTGAGCGGCATCAACGCCATCCTGTATTACCTCAACGACATCTTCGCCCGCGCCGGCTTCGACAAGGTCTCCGGCGACCTGCAGGCTGTCGCCGTCGGCTTCACCAACCTCGTGGCCACCATCATCGCCATGAGCGTCATCGACAGAATCGGACGCAAGAGCATGCTGCTCGTCGGCAGCGTCGGCTGCGCCGCCAGCCTCGCCGGCGTTGCATGGATCTTCTCCACCCAGGCGCACCAGCATCTGCTCGTCTGGCTGCTCGTCTCCTTCATCGCCTTCTTCGCCTTCTCGCAGGGCGCCGTGATCTGGGTCTACCTCAGCGAAATCTTCCCCACGCGCGTCCGCGCCAAAGGCCAAAGCCTCGGCAGCTTCACCCACTGGGCCATGAACGCCATCATCAGCGGCATCTTCCCCGTCATCGCCGCCTCGTCCGGCGCCGCGCCCTTCGTCCTGTTCGCCGCCATGATGGCCGTGCAGTTCTTCGTCGTGCTCTTCCTGTTCCCCGAAACCAAAGGCCACACGCTCGAGGAAATGCAGCACCGCCTCGGCATCGAGTGAACCCGCCGCGGGCTGTGTTAGAGTGCCCCTGTCATGCTGTTCCGCAACCTGCTTCTCTGCGCCCTGATCTGCGCCGCCGCCTGCGCCGCCGACTGGATCGACCTGACCCCGCCCGACACGCCGCTCGGCAAGGAAGTCCCCGGTTGGACGCGCATCCCCATTCCGCCCGTCGGACCCGTCAACTCCGCTCTGCAGTGGAAAGTCGACGCCGCCTCGAAGACCATCCTCTGCACCGGACAGGGCGGCCACGAGTGGCTCCGCTTTGACAAAGAATTCGGCGACTTCGTCCTCGAACTCGAGTGGCGCTTCACGCCGCGCGAGGGCGAAACGAAGTACAACTCCGGCATCGGCGTCCGCCTGTCCCGCTACGGCGAACTCTGGACGCAGGCGCAGACCGGACTCGCCGGCGGCTGGCTGTTCGGCGTCAACCTCGTCAATGGCGAGATGACCCGCATCAACCTGCGCGACCAGATGACCCAAAACCGCGTCAAGCCTGCCGGCGAGTGGAACCGGTATGAAATCCGCGCCGAGGGCGGAACCATCACTCTCTCGGTCAACGGCGCTGTGGTCAGCACGATGACCGGCGTCGCCCTGCGCAAAGGCTACATCGGACTGGAAGCGGAAGGCTTCGAAATCGCCTTCCGCAATCTCCGCATCCGCCCGCTGTAGCCCCCCGGCGGATCCCCGCTCTGCCGCCGCGCGGGACGCCGGCCGCTCCCGCTAGCACCAGACCAGGGCGCAGGCCTGGATCTGAATGCCGGTCTTCTGCGGCTTGAGCCGGACGGTTTCGAACGCGTCTTCGCCGTACGCGGGCAGCGATGCGATTTCCCGCTGACATTGCGCGGAGAGTTCGTCGAAATCGGCCTGGAGTTTTTCGACCTTTTCGGCGGCCATGGCGACGTCGCTGCGCTCTTTTCCGAGACGCGTGGCCGCCCGGGCGGCGGTGCCGAGCCTGCCGACGCTGGAAGCGCTGATGGTCCTGCGGCCGGCGAACATGCCCAGCAGCGACGCGCCGACCGAGATCATCGTCTGCATGGTCTGCGCCGAGGCCTGCTGCTTCTCCTGCGCCAATTTCAATTCTTCGGAGCGTATTTTCTCAAGGAGAGCTTTGCGCCTCGACTCGTATTTGTCCGTGATTTTCGCCATCTCCCGGTCGCGCATCTCGCGCGCAGCCTGCTGAACGCGGATGCGGAAGTCGCGCTCGCTCTCGCCGGGGCGGGCGACCAGGCCGGTGGATGGGCTGCGCAGCAGCTCGAGCGCGCGGTTCTGATACAGCCAGAGCGCGAAGTCTTTCTGCCACTGCGCGTAGTTCTTCGGCTGCGCCGCGGCTGGTGGAAGCGGGGCGAATTCGGCGCCCTCGACAGGCCGCTGCAGCAGGTCTTCCAGCCGCAGATCGGACTCTTCGGCTTTCGACCAGTCGACGGGAACCGGACCCTCCGTGATCGGACACGTGAAAGCCGCCTTTTCGACGAAATCGATGCCGAGCTTCTTGTCCGTGTACTGAAGCTGAGCCACGCCGAACAGGCGCGGTTCGTACTGGAGAACGCCGCCGCTCAATCGCGCGAAGTATTGCGGCACGCCCGGCGGAACAACCGGCGGAGCGGAGGACTGCGGCATCGCGCGCGCAGTCACGGTGACGCTTGCGGCGGCCATGGGACGCATCATCGAAGGCGTCTCCGCCGCCGGCGCGGCCTGCTGCTTCAGGCGGCGCAGTTCGGCGCGCGACATCGGACCGCGGAGATAGCTGAGCGTCCAGCGGGTCTGGAACAGCACCGGCTGATCGAGATGGACGTTGTTCATCAGGAACACGCGGCTGCCCAGGCTGGCCAGCAGCCTCTCCATCTCCTGCCGGTTGAAGCTCGCGCCGGAAGCGGCGGAAGCGCCTTCGAGACCTTCGAGCACGCGCGCCTTGTCGCGCTCGGTCTGCAGGCGGCCGATGAACCAGGTGCCCGTGTTGGCGAGGCCCTTGTAATCGAGATCGACGGGATTCTGCGTGGCCAGCACGACGCCGAGACCGAACGCGCGCGCCTGCTTGAGCAGCGTCAGCAGCGGCTGTTTGGATGGCGGGTTGGCCACCGGCGGGAAGTAGCCGAAGATCTCGTCCATGTAGAACAGCGCGCGCAGGCTGGACGTGCCGCTCTGCCGCCGCACCCAGGCCAGAACCTGATTGAGCAGCAGCGAGACGAAGAACATGCGCTCGGCGTCGTTCAGGTGCGCGATCGAGAAGATGCAGATGCGCGGCTTGCCGGCGGGCGTCCACAGCAGCGAATCGATGTCGAGCGGCACGCCTTCGCGCCACGCTTCGAAGCCCGGCGCCGCAAGCAGGTTGTTGAGCGCCATGGCGAGTGCGAAGCGCTCTCTGGACGGATAGAACGATTCGAGATCGAGCACGCCAAGCCGCGCGAACGGCGGCTGCTGGACCTGCTGGATGAGCGCGCCGAGATCGAGGCTGCGGCCCTCGCGCCACGCGGCGTCGAGAATGGCGGACAGCAGGACGTGCTCGCGCGACTGCACCGGATCGGCATTGACGCCCGCGAGCGCGAGCAGCGAAGTGGCCGTTCCGGATACGCGGTCCCGCAGGGCTTCGCGGTCGCCGGGTTCTTCCTCTGAAGGAGCGTCGAATGACCGGAGCACGGAGACCGGAATGCCGGCGTCGGAGCCGGGCGTGTAGACGGCGAACTCGCAGGCTTCGCGGAGGCGGCGGATGCGCTCCGGCCCCTGATCCCACTGTTCGAGCCCCGTGCGCCATTTCCCCGCCTCGGCGGCGGCGAAGGCGGCCGGGTCCATGCCTTTCGCGCGCGCTTCATCGGCGTTGATCCACGGAGCGAATTCCTCGGGAGAAAGATTGGGGAACGTGAGCAGGAGATTCGAAAGGTCGCCCTTGGGATCGACGACGATGGCAGGAATGGAATCGATGGCGGCCTCTTCAAGCAGCCCGATGCAGAGGCCTGTTTTGCCGGAGCCGGTCATGCCGACGCAGACGGCGTGGGTGACGAGATCTTTGCTGCGGTAAAGAAAGATTTCTCCTCCGGGATGGAGCCGACCGAGATAGAAGGCGCCAAGCTTTTCGTAGTCGGGAAGCATGAGCGCTATTCTAGGACGATTTCTCGCCGCGGGGCTTCTCGTCCTTGAGGCGGCGCTGCTCGCGCAGAGCCTTGCGGAGGAGGAATTCGATCTGGGCGTTGAGGGA
This DNA window, taken from Bryobacteraceae bacterium, encodes the following:
- a CDS encoding MFS transporter; amino-acid sequence: MRLNATLIKSTVVAALGGLLFGFDTAVIAGATSALERLFSLSPAMLGFTVASALYGTIIGAMFAGIPGDRYGRRASLRLLAVFYFVSALGCALAWDWTSFVVSRFLAGLAIGGSSVLGPMYIAEIAPARWRGRLVGFFQFNIVFGILLAYFSNYLIGLAGFGGAEWRWKLGVAAAPAALFLFMLYTIPESPRWLVKRRRVSEAGEVLRLNGEPDWEKELADIVASVDAEHGHADEPLFQRKYRLPVFLAIAIGMFNQLSGINAILYYLNDIFARAGFDKVSGDLQAVAVGFTNLVATIIAMSVIDRIGRKSMLLVGSVGCAASLAGVAWIFSTQAHQHLLVWLLVSFIAFFAFSQGAVIWVYLSEIFPTRVRAKGQSLGSFTHWAMNAIISGIFPVIAASSGAAPFVLFAAMMAVQFFVVLFLFPETKGHTLEEMQHRLGIE
- a CDS encoding ATP-binding protein, translating into MLPDYEKLGAFYLGRLHPGGEIFLYRSKDLVTHAVCVGMTGSGKTGLCIGLLEEAAIDSIPAIVVDPKGDLSNLLLTFPNLSPEEFAPWINADEARAKGMDPAAFAAAEAGKWRTGLEQWDQGPERIRRLREACEFAVYTPGSDAGIPVSVLRSFDAPSEEEPGDREALRDRVSGTATSLLALAGVNADPVQSREHVLLSAILDAAWREGRSLDLGALIQQVQQPPFARLGVLDLESFYPSRERFALAMALNNLLAAPGFEAWREGVPLDIDSLLWTPAGKPRICIFSIAHLNDAERMFFVSLLLNQVLAWVRRQSGTSSLRALFYMDEIFGYFPPVANPPSKQPLLTLLKQARAFGLGVVLATQNPVDLDYKGLANTGTWFIGRLQTERDKARVLEGLEGASAASGASFNRQEMERLLASLGSRVFLMNNVHLDQPVLFQTRWTLSYLRGPMSRAELRRLKQQAAPAAETPSMMRPMAAASVTVTARAMPQSSAPPVVPPGVPQYFARLSGGVLQYEPRLFGVAQLQYTDKKLGIDFVEKAAFTCPITEGPVPVDWSKAEESDLRLEDLLQRPVEGAEFAPLPPAAAQPKNYAQWQKDFALWLYQNRALELLRSPSTGLVARPGESERDFRIRVQQAAREMRDREMAKITDKYESRRKALLEKIRSEELKLAQEKQQASAQTMQTMISVGASLLGMFAGRRTISASSVGRLGTAARAATRLGKERSDVAMAAEKVEKLQADFDELSAQCQREIASLPAYGEDAFETVRLKPQKTGIQIQACALVWC